The following are encoded together in the Peromyscus eremicus unplaced genomic scaffold, PerEre_H2_v1 PerEre#2#unplaced_240, whole genome shotgun sequence genome:
- the LOC131901721 gene encoding periphilin-1-like — protein MRNGFRRRRLYSSHYSRQRSPHKWGAPFLRESRVGGKDSLHSRFGSSLSSRSRMRSFHQSRHRCKERAIQFLKTARDTVPSGSSSKVLKRPSWLTEKEQADAASKWANENPKKSEENHLAEMSEFETGSKAPLCINQTEEPESNTTAGPELCEDSQLSSRSKAIASKITEIEKVYRQVCETFGMAVERLVEKDRSLEKSIQFAMKQSLHEIGEQHVEELKHFIMEYDNSTPDFGGPFEKN, from the coding sequence ATGAGAAACGGCTTTAGAAGAAGACGTTTGTATTCTTCCCATTATTCAAGACAACGATCTCCCCATAAATGGGGCGCTCCTTTTTTGAGAGAATCACGTGTGGGCGGGAAGGACTCCCTACACAGCAGATTTGGCTCCAGTCTCAGCAGTAGAAGCAGGATGCGCTCCTTCCATCAGTCTCGACATCGATGTAAAGAGAGAGCCATCCAGTTTTTGAAAACAGCAAGAGATACTGTGCCTTCAGGTTCTTCATCCAAGGTGTTAAAACGCCCCAGCTggctgactgagaaggaacaggctgatgctgcaagcaagtgggctaatgaaaatcccaagaagtcagaagaaaatcacTTGGCTGAAATGTCCGAGTTTGAGACGGGATCCAAGGCACCGTTATGTATCAACCAGACAGAAGAACCCGAGTCAAACACAACAGCTGGCCCAGAATTGTGTGAAGACAGCCAGCTTAGCAGTCGCTCAAAAGCGATTGCATCAAAAATCACGGAGATTGAGAAGGTTTACCGACAAGTCTGTGAAACTTTCGGGATGGCGGTGGAAAGGCTGGTTGAAAAGGATCGTTCGTTAGAAAAATCTATACAGTTTGCAATGAAGCAGAGTTTGCATGAAATAGGTGAGCAACATGTTGAAGaactcaagcatttcattatggagtatgataattctactccagattttggaggcccttttgagaagaattag